From Pectobacterium carotovorum, one genomic window encodes:
- the ubiI gene encoding FAD-dependent 2-octaprenylphenol hydroxylase — MQSFDVVIAGGGMVGLALACGLQGSGLRIAVLEKQAAEPQPLGKDHALRVSAINAASECLLRHIGVWENLVAQRVSPYNDMQVWDKDSFGKISFSGEEFGFSHLGHIIENPVIQQVLWQRASQLSDITLLSPASLKQVAWGENEAFITLQDDSMLTARLVVGADGAHSWLRQHADIPLTFWDYGHHALVANIRTEQPHQSVARQAFHGDGILAFLPLDEPHLCSIVWSLSPEQAQAMQNLPVEEFNRQVAMAFDMRLGLCELESERQTLPLTGRYARSFAAHRLVLVGDAAHTIHPLAGQGVNLGFMDVAELIAELKRLQAQGKDIGQHLYLRRYERRRKHSAAVMLASMQGFRELFDGDNPAKKLLRDVGLVLADKLPGIKPTLVRQAMGLHDLPDWLSVGK, encoded by the coding sequence ATGCAATCATTCGACGTGGTTATTGCCGGTGGCGGTATGGTCGGTCTGGCGCTGGCCTGCGGCTTACAGGGCAGCGGCCTGCGTATCGCCGTGCTGGAGAAACAGGCGGCCGAACCTCAGCCGCTCGGGAAAGACCATGCCCTGCGCGTCTCCGCCATCAATGCCGCCAGTGAATGTCTCCTGCGCCATATCGGCGTCTGGGAAAACCTCGTGGCGCAACGCGTCAGTCCTTACAACGATATGCAGGTATGGGATAAAGACAGCTTCGGTAAAATCAGCTTTAGCGGTGAAGAATTCGGCTTTTCCCATCTTGGGCATATCATTGAAAATCCGGTGATTCAGCAGGTTCTGTGGCAACGCGCCTCTCAGTTAAGCGACATCACCCTGCTCTCTCCCGCATCGCTAAAACAGGTCGCCTGGGGCGAGAACGAAGCCTTTATTACCTTGCAGGACGACAGCATGCTGACCGCCCGGCTGGTGGTGGGTGCGGATGGCGCGCACTCTTGGCTACGTCAGCATGCGGATATTCCGCTGACCTTTTGGGATTACGGCCATCACGCGCTGGTCGCCAACATTCGTACCGAACAGCCCCATCAATCTGTCGCGCGTCAGGCATTTCACGGCGACGGTATTCTGGCGTTCTTGCCGCTGGACGAGCCTCACCTTTGTTCGATTGTCTGGTCGCTTTCGCCGGAACAGGCTCAGGCGATGCAGAACCTGCCTGTAGAAGAATTCAATCGTCAGGTCGCCATGGCGTTTGATATGCGACTGGGGCTGTGTGAGCTGGAAAGCGAACGCCAGACTCTCCCGCTGACCGGACGCTACGCTCGCAGTTTCGCAGCACACCGACTGGTGCTGGTCGGCGACGCGGCGCACACCATTCATCCGCTGGCAGGACAAGGCGTCAATCTGGGCTTCATGGATGTCGCCGAGCTGATTGCGGAGCTGAAGCGTTTACAGGCGCAGGGCAAAGACATCGGGCAACATCTTTACCTGCGACGCTATGAGCGCCGCCGCAAACACAGCGCCGCGGTGATGCTCGCCAGTATGCAGGGGTTCCGCGAACTGTTTGACGGTGACAATCCGGCGAAAAAGCTACTGCGCGATGTCGGTCTGGTGCTGGCGGATAAACTGCCAGGCATTAAACCCACGCTGGTACGTCAGGCAATGGGATTACACGATCTCCCAGACTGGCTTAGCGTCGGGAAATAG
- the ubiH gene encoding 2-octaprenyl-6-methoxyphenyl hydroxylase: MAVMIVGGGMAGATLALAISRLSQGTIPVDLIEAHSPLDKEHPGFDARAIALSEGTRQQLATLGIWQALSGNATAITDIHVSERGHASVVNLKASDYHVQALGHVVELHDVGQRLFSLLQQAPGVRLHCPAKVVAVTRTQDNATLTLDDGTELAGQLLVAADGSRSMLSQSCGIQWQQHDYDQIATIANVTTAEPHLGRAFERFTPHGPLALLPMSNGRCSLVWCHDKHRQHEVDGWSEAEFCQQLQQAFGWRLGRFTHIGERHSYPLRLLTASQHISHRLALVGNAAQTLHPIAGQGFNLGIRDVMSLAETLVEAAKNQQDLGQYTVLDRYQQRRVPDQHATVAITDGLVRLFANRYATLAVSRNLGLIAMNNLPLMRDAFARRTLGWVER, translated from the coding sequence ATGGCGGTCATGATTGTTGGTGGCGGAATGGCGGGCGCGACGCTGGCGCTGGCGATCTCTCGGCTTTCACAGGGCACAATCCCGGTCGATCTTATCGAGGCACATTCGCCGCTCGACAAGGAACATCCAGGCTTTGACGCACGCGCCATCGCCTTGTCTGAAGGTACACGCCAGCAGCTAGCAACGCTAGGCATCTGGCAAGCGCTCTCAGGCAATGCAACGGCGATAACCGATATTCACGTCAGCGAACGCGGGCACGCTAGTGTGGTGAACCTGAAAGCCTCGGACTATCACGTTCAGGCCTTAGGTCATGTAGTTGAACTGCACGACGTCGGACAACGCCTGTTTTCCCTGCTGCAACAGGCCCCAGGTGTGCGCCTGCACTGCCCGGCCAAAGTGGTTGCCGTCACGCGGACGCAGGATAACGCGACGCTAACGCTGGACGACGGCACCGAGCTAGCAGGTCAACTGCTGGTTGCCGCCGACGGTTCGCGCTCCATGCTGTCGCAGTCTTGCGGCATTCAATGGCAGCAGCATGATTATGATCAGATCGCGACGATCGCCAATGTGACGACGGCCGAACCTCATCTCGGCCGCGCGTTCGAGCGGTTTACCCCGCACGGCCCGCTGGCGCTCTTGCCGATGAGTAACGGTCGTTGCTCACTCGTCTGGTGCCATGATAAACACCGTCAACATGAGGTCGATGGATGGAGCGAGGCTGAATTTTGCCAGCAGCTACAGCAGGCTTTTGGCTGGCGTCTGGGGCGGTTCACTCACATCGGCGAACGCCACAGCTACCCGCTGCGCTTACTCACGGCCAGCCAGCATATTAGCCATCGGCTGGCGCTGGTGGGTAACGCGGCACAAACGCTGCACCCGATTGCCGGACAAGGCTTTAATCTGGGGATTCGCGATGTGATGTCGCTGGCAGAAACCCTCGTCGAGGCAGCAAAAAATCAGCAGGATCTCGGCCAGTACACGGTGCTCGACCGCTATCAGCAGCGGCGCGTGCCCGATCAACACGCCACAGTGGCGATCACCGATGGGCTGGTCAGGCTATTCGCCAACCGCTATGCCACGCTGGCCGTTAGCCGCAATCTGGGCCTCATCGCCATGAATAACCTGCCGCTGATGCGCGACGCCTTTGCCCGTCGCACGCTGGGCTGGGTAGAACGTTAA
- the pepP gene encoding Xaa-Pro aminopeptidase, with the protein MNPQEFLRRRQGLLEKMAPGSAAIIFAAPEAQRNADSDYPYRQNSDFWYFTGFNEPEAVLLLVKSDAKHHHSVIFNRVRDLTAEIWFGRRLGQEAAPAKLGVDRALPFGEIGAQLHLLLNGLDVVYHAQGQYDYADKLVFAALDTLRNGTRQGFAAPATLTDWRPWVHEMRLFKSPAEISVMRRACEITALAHTRAMQKCRPGMYEYQLEGEIHHEFTRHGARYPSYNTIVGSGENACILHYTENETQMCDGDLVLIDAGCEYKSYAGDITRTFPVNGKFTAPQRAIYDLVLRSQLRALELFGPGRSIREVNEEVVRIMVSGLIKLGVLKGEVEELIAEQAHRQFFMHGLSHWLGLDVHDVGDYGTTDRGRPLEPGMVLTIEPGLYIAPDAKVPPQYRGIGVRIEDNIVITENGNENLTAGVVKDADDIEALMAQQHDKQR; encoded by the coding sequence ATGAACCCACAAGAATTTCTTCGTCGTCGTCAGGGTCTGTTGGAAAAAATGGCACCGGGCAGCGCGGCGATTATTTTTGCCGCGCCGGAAGCGCAGCGCAATGCCGACAGTGACTATCCTTATCGTCAAAATAGTGATTTCTGGTATTTCACGGGATTCAACGAACCAGAAGCCGTTCTGCTGCTGGTAAAAAGCGATGCCAAGCATCATCACAGCGTGATCTTCAACCGCGTACGCGATCTGACGGCCGAGATCTGGTTTGGTCGCCGTCTTGGTCAGGAAGCGGCACCCGCCAAGCTCGGCGTTGATCGCGCCCTGCCGTTTGGCGAAATTGGCGCACAGCTGCACCTATTATTGAATGGTCTGGACGTGGTGTATCACGCGCAAGGACAGTACGATTATGCCGACAAGCTGGTCTTCGCCGCGCTGGACACTTTACGCAACGGCACCCGTCAGGGGTTTGCTGCCCCCGCCACGCTGACCGACTGGCGTCCGTGGGTACATGAGATGCGCCTGTTCAAATCGCCTGCGGAAATCAGCGTAATGCGCCGCGCCTGTGAAATTACGGCACTGGCCCACACGCGCGCCATGCAAAAATGCCGTCCCGGCATGTATGAATATCAGCTTGAAGGCGAAATTCACCACGAATTTACCCGCCACGGCGCACGCTACCCGTCTTACAACACGATCGTCGGCAGCGGTGAGAACGCCTGCATCCTGCATTACACCGAAAACGAAACGCAAATGTGCGACGGCGATCTGGTGCTGATTGACGCGGGCTGTGAATACAAAAGTTATGCCGGCGATATTACCCGTACCTTCCCCGTCAACGGCAAGTTTACCGCGCCGCAGCGCGCCATTTACGACCTCGTGCTGCGCTCACAGCTGCGTGCGCTGGAACTGTTTGGCCCAGGTCGCAGCATCCGTGAAGTAAACGAAGAAGTGGTGCGCATTATGGTCAGCGGACTCATCAAACTCGGCGTGCTGAAAGGTGAAGTGGAAGAGCTGATTGCCGAGCAGGCACATCGCCAGTTCTTCATGCACGGCCTCAGCCACTGGCTGGGTCTGGACGTGCACGACGTGGGTGATTACGGCACGACAGATCGAGGCCGTCCGCTTGAGCCGGGTATGGTACTGACCATTGAGCCCGGTCTTTACATCGCGCCCGATGCCAAAGTGCCGCCGCAGTACCGGGGAATCGGCGTGCGTATCGAAGATAACATCGTGATCACCGAAAACGGCAACGAAAACCTGACGGCTGGCGTAGTTAAAGACGCCGATGACATTGAAGCGCTCATGGCGCAGCAGCATGATAAGCAACGCTAA